One Bacillus amyloliquefaciens DSM 7 = ATCC 23350 DNA window includes the following coding sequences:
- a CDS encoding SWIM zinc finger family protein, which produces MLQNMIAKEDVLAAAEQLKELLPYNEDNVQLMKKALILYRQDSVYRIQVQTPTEISAYVQDVVPVRVTLNLFFMVKSGCACPSETICRHVLAVFLYVYAQFDRVGSFTEHWLEREKLEESRELVRRQFQEKVLPNEESLSSWLAFFDSEFSLWEARTPAGSQTMQGLYYGYLSALKKHAPKKPELKSLYQIHSALAVWLHMFTLIESGRLDAEKDYYSINPYVEQLMDTIYSSIDRLKTYALSFSLDPFLDRTPPVLRRLLLKEELFQYERLRVFGEMWSALLNRPKWIAREQEILAQESGRRFSPELRFGRLHLAFLQKDDTAVFEDMSRFPPEALPYTFQWLGELTAKKDWKRLKRWYGQIEPLAVTYTKLDKPFKEMRDIIGELFVLLADYARQSRDDQLFERFASGCLPYTFTEYSQYLYEKRRYAEWVEIHSLVGFSVWEIEKDILKEIAASDPEALIPSYHRAAAFFIDQKNRSAYKEAARHLKKLRTLYKKAKKQQVWERYISQLSASYKRLRALQEELQKGKLIDGES; this is translated from the coding sequence ATGCTTCAGAATATGATTGCTAAAGAAGATGTGCTCGCAGCGGCTGAACAGCTTAAAGAACTTCTTCCTTACAATGAAGACAATGTTCAGCTGATGAAGAAGGCACTCATTTTATATCGGCAGGATTCCGTCTATCGTATACAGGTTCAAACCCCGACAGAGATTTCCGCATATGTGCAGGATGTTGTGCCTGTAAGGGTCACGCTGAACTTATTTTTCATGGTGAAAAGCGGCTGCGCATGCCCGTCTGAGACGATCTGCCGCCACGTGCTGGCCGTTTTTCTTTACGTATATGCCCAATTTGACCGGGTCGGTTCCTTTACCGAGCATTGGCTTGAAAGAGAAAAGCTTGAGGAAAGCAGGGAGCTTGTCCGCCGGCAGTTTCAGGAAAAAGTGCTGCCGAATGAAGAGTCGCTGTCAAGCTGGCTCGCTTTTTTTGATTCGGAATTCTCGCTGTGGGAAGCGCGGACGCCGGCCGGAAGCCAGACGATGCAGGGGCTTTATTACGGCTATTTGTCTGCGCTCAAAAAACACGCCCCGAAAAAACCTGAGCTCAAAAGTTTATACCAGATTCATTCGGCGCTTGCCGTCTGGCTTCACATGTTTACTTTGATTGAGTCAGGCAGATTGGATGCCGAAAAAGATTATTACAGCATCAATCCATATGTGGAACAGCTGATGGATACGATTTACTCCTCCATTGACAGACTGAAAACGTACGCGTTGTCTTTCTCGCTTGATCCCTTTTTGGACCGGACGCCCCCGGTGCTCCGCAGGCTGCTGTTGAAAGAAGAGCTTTTTCAATACGAACGCCTCCGGGTATTCGGCGAAATGTGGAGCGCGCTTTTGAACCGGCCGAAATGGATCGCGCGTGAACAGGAGATTCTCGCACAGGAAAGCGGACGCCGTTTTTCGCCGGAATTGCGGTTCGGACGGCTTCATTTGGCCTTTTTGCAAAAAGATGATACAGCGGTCTTTGAAGATATGTCCCGCTTCCCTCCTGAAGCGCTGCCGTATACCTTTCAATGGCTCGGTGAGCTCACCGCGAAAAAAGACTGGAAACGGCTGAAGAGATGGTATGGTCAGATCGAACCTCTTGCCGTGACCTATACGAAGCTTGATAAGCCGTTTAAAGAAATGCGCGACATTATCGGAGAGCTGTTTGTGCTGCTGGCAGATTATGCGCGGCAGTCACGCGATGATCAGCTGTTTGAACGGTTTGCTTCCGGCTGCCTTCCCTATACCTTTACCGAATACAGCCAGTATCTGTACGAAAAACGGCGGTACGCGGAATGGGTGGAGATTCACAGCCTCGTCGGTTTTTCCGTCTGGGAAATCGAAAAGGACATCCTGAAAGAAATTGCCGCCAGCGATCCGGAAGCCCTCATCCCCTCCTATCACCGGGCTGCGGCCTTTTTTATCGACCAAAAAAACCGCAGCGCCTATAAAGAGGCTGCACGGCATTTGAAAAAACTGCGGACGCTGTATAAAAAGGCAAAAAAACAGCAGGTATGGGAGCGTTATATCAGCCAGCTGAGCGCAAGCTACAAGAGGCTGCGCGCCCTTCAAGAAGAATTGCAGAAAGGAAAGTTGATTGATGGCGAGTCTTAA
- a CDS encoding DEAD/DEAH box helicase, giving the protein MASLKEIFIHVEQMEDWTFTLSSHDEKEQPLTLSQMKTHLFQWHESTFYGTFLEDVSFIGTPAVLLSPWMTVELLGKNSFNSFSTVQLTKETEPLIEAASTIYEFIADGDFLPDYDAWQNGVLRFKDRKFLLEGFTADWFSAAVQDYIQYNDDLREKWQHIETRSPAVHTFKGSFLDEDDFLEGIGWHDDLTPFTVGLRLNEPDFDGDDWKIEMFLREKKTGAITFFDGLKGLKKAWQAYSGKIAREQDRFRRTVPWLSFDSGTTLISEEEAWIFLSEASETLVDMGVEILLPSWWQIVRDSNMMLKAKVSSSPRGESFVGMNALLDFNWRFATNGIELTEDEFNELVANNRRLVNIRGQWVKIDPQFIKQMKKLMEKAESEGLHMSDVLARELMDQNEDGGEDTDIIDSSAFAGIKIELSKQLRSLIRKLTDARDLPEHEVSAAFQGTLRPYQMYGMNWLLFLRENGFGACLADDMGLGKTIQMIAYFLHVKESGRQKAPALIIAPTSVLGNWQRELQTFAPQLKAVLHYGPRRPKEEAFVPTYQDADVVLTSYGLSHADQEELSSVTWSTICLDEAQNIKNAHTKQSRAIRKLKGVHHIALSGTPMENRLTELWSIFDFMNKGYLGSLTGFHKRYVLPIEKDRDEKRISQLQQLIRPFLLRRTKRDEDVALNLPDKLEEKEFIPLSAEQASLYEQLVKDTFEHMASLTGMQRKALILSMLGRLKQICDHPALYLKEEQTELLNGRSVKLEKLLDLMAAIRGQGESCLIFTQYIQMGNMMKRLLEKTFGEPVQFLNGSLSKQERDSLVERFQKKEYPTLILSLKAGGTGLNLTAANHVIHYDRWWNPAVENQATDRAYRIGQERFVHVHKLITTGTIEEKIDAMLETKQTLNDQIIQSENWITELSSEELEELFTLSASAQSH; this is encoded by the coding sequence ATGGCGAGTCTTAAGGAAATTTTCATTCATGTAGAACAAATGGAAGATTGGACATTTACGCTGTCAAGCCATGATGAGAAAGAGCAGCCGCTCACTCTCAGTCAGATGAAGACTCATTTGTTCCAATGGCATGAGTCCACCTTTTACGGAACGTTTCTTGAAGACGTCAGCTTCATCGGCACCCCGGCCGTTCTGCTCAGCCCGTGGATGACCGTCGAGCTGCTCGGAAAAAACTCGTTCAATTCATTCAGCACCGTGCAGCTGACAAAGGAAACGGAGCCATTAATTGAAGCGGCTTCGACGATATACGAATTTATTGCCGACGGCGATTTTCTTCCGGATTATGACGCTTGGCAAAATGGCGTCCTGCGCTTCAAAGACCGCAAATTTTTGCTGGAAGGATTTACGGCAGACTGGTTCTCGGCCGCAGTACAAGACTACATCCAGTACAATGATGACCTGCGGGAAAAATGGCAGCATATCGAAACCCGTTCGCCTGCCGTTCATACATTTAAAGGCTCCTTTTTGGATGAAGATGATTTTCTCGAAGGAATCGGCTGGCATGACGATCTGACGCCGTTTACCGTCGGCCTGCGATTAAACGAGCCTGATTTCGATGGAGACGACTGGAAAATCGAAATGTTTTTACGCGAGAAAAAAACCGGCGCCATTACCTTTTTTGACGGACTGAAGGGGCTGAAAAAAGCGTGGCAGGCATACAGCGGAAAAATCGCGCGTGAGCAGGACCGCTTCCGCAGAACGGTCCCCTGGCTTTCGTTTGATTCGGGAACGACGCTGATTTCTGAAGAAGAAGCATGGATCTTCTTATCGGAAGCGAGTGAGACCCTTGTCGATATGGGCGTGGAGATTCTTCTCCCATCATGGTGGCAGATTGTCCGGGACAGCAATATGATGCTCAAGGCAAAAGTGTCTTCCTCACCGCGGGGCGAGTCCTTCGTCGGCATGAACGCCCTGCTTGATTTCAACTGGAGATTCGCCACAAACGGAATTGAGCTGACAGAGGATGAATTCAATGAGCTTGTCGCAAACAACAGGCGTCTCGTCAACATCCGCGGCCAATGGGTGAAAATTGATCCGCAATTTATTAAACAGATGAAAAAACTGATGGAAAAAGCGGAATCAGAAGGCCTTCATATGTCCGATGTATTGGCGCGTGAGCTGATGGATCAGAATGAAGATGGCGGCGAGGACACGGACATCATTGACTCATCGGCATTTGCCGGGATCAAGATCGAATTATCAAAACAGCTCAGAAGCCTGATCCGCAAACTTACGGATGCCCGGGACCTGCCGGAGCATGAAGTCAGCGCCGCTTTTCAAGGCACGCTCCGCCCTTATCAGATGTACGGCATGAACTGGCTTCTGTTTTTACGGGAGAACGGCTTCGGCGCCTGTCTCGCAGATGACATGGGACTTGGAAAGACGATTCAGATGATCGCCTATTTTCTCCATGTGAAAGAGAGCGGACGGCAAAAAGCGCCTGCCTTAATCATTGCGCCGACATCGGTGCTCGGCAACTGGCAGCGTGAGCTCCAAACCTTTGCGCCGCAGCTGAAGGCCGTGCTCCATTACGGCCCCCGCCGGCCGAAGGAAGAAGCATTTGTCCCCACCTATCAGGATGCGGATGTCGTGCTTACTTCTTACGGACTCTCACACGCCGATCAGGAAGAGCTTTCTTCCGTGACATGGAGCACCATCTGCCTTGATGAAGCGCAAAATATTAAAAACGCGCATACGAAACAGTCCCGCGCGATCAGAAAGCTGAAAGGCGTGCATCATATCGCGCTGAGCGGTACACCGATGGAAAACCGCCTGACAGAGCTTTGGTCGATCTTTGATTTTATGAACAAGGGCTATCTCGGCAGTCTGACGGGCTTTCATAAACGCTATGTGCTGCCGATCGAAAAAGACCGGGACGAAAAAAGAATCAGCCAGCTTCAGCAGTTAATCCGGCCGTTTTTACTGCGCCGGACAAAACGGGATGAAGACGTGGCGCTTAATCTCCCTGACAAGCTTGAAGAAAAAGAGTTCATCCCGCTCTCAGCCGAACAGGCATCCCTTTATGAGCAGCTTGTCAAAGATACATTTGAACATATGGCTTCTCTGACCGGCATGCAGCGGAAAGCGCTGATTCTGAGCATGCTCGGCCGTTTGAAGCAAATATGCGACCATCCCGCGCTCTATTTAAAGGAAGAACAGACAGAGCTGTTAAACGGGAGATCGGTCAAACTGGAAAAGCTGCTTGACTTAATGGCGGCGATCCGCGGCCAGGGAGAAAGCTGCCTCATATTCACCCAATACATTCAGATGGGCAACATGATGAAACGCCTTCTGGAAAAAACATTCGGAGAACCGGTTCAGTTTTTAAACGGAAGCCTGTCCAAGCAGGAACGCGATTCTCTCGTGGAGCGGTTCCAGAAGAAAGAATACCCGACCTTGATTTTGTCACTGAAAGCGGGCGGAACCGGCCTGAACCTCACGGCTGCCAATCACGTCATTCACTATGACAGATGGTGGAATCCTGCGGTGGAAAACCAGGCGACCGACCGCGCCTACCGAATCGGCCAGGAGCGGTTCGTCCACGTTCACAAATTAATTACGACGGGAACGATTGAAGAAAAAATTGACGCCATGCTCGAAACGAAACAAACGCTGAACGACCAGATTATCCAAAGTGAGAATTGGATAACCGAGCTGTCATCCGAGGAGCTTGAAGAATTATTCACCCTCAGCGCATCGGCGCAATCACATTGA
- a CDS encoding Cof-type HAD-IIB family hydrolase, whose protein sequence is MKLIAIDLDGTLLNSSHQVSDENERALREARQAGIEIVVSTGRAHFDVHSIFEPLGIKTWVISANGAAIHAPDGSLYHCDAIEETRARGILSWLEENQYYYEVFTNKAIYTPETGRQLLEIEMDRVKSANPDTDLSILEQAASVQFSQSGFAYIRSYRELFEKEERLDFYNILGFSFDERKLKAGWERFSDQKDITLVSSADHNFELSARNASKGQALKRLAQKLGIPMAETAAVGDSLNDCSMLQAAGKGIAMGNAREDIKEIADAVTLTNDQNGVAHMIRNLL, encoded by the coding sequence GTGAAACTGATTGCCATAGATCTGGACGGCACACTGCTGAACAGCAGTCATCAAGTGAGCGATGAAAACGAGCGGGCTTTAAGGGAAGCCCGGCAAGCCGGAATTGAAATTGTGGTCTCTACGGGACGCGCGCATTTTGACGTGCACTCCATATTCGAACCGCTCGGCATAAAAACCTGGGTCATCAGCGCAAACGGAGCCGCTATTCACGCTCCTGACGGCAGCCTGTACCATTGTGATGCGATTGAAGAAACAAGAGCGCGGGGCATTTTGTCTTGGCTTGAAGAGAATCAATATTACTATGAGGTGTTTACAAACAAAGCCATCTATACGCCTGAAACGGGCAGGCAGCTGCTCGAAATCGAAATGGACCGGGTGAAAAGCGCCAATCCGGATACCGATCTTTCTATTTTGGAGCAGGCGGCTTCAGTTCAATTCAGCCAGTCCGGTTTTGCTTACATTCGATCATACCGTGAGCTCTTTGAGAAAGAAGAGCGCCTGGATTTTTACAATATTCTCGGCTTTTCGTTTGATGAGCGGAAGCTGAAAGCGGGCTGGGAACGATTCAGCGATCAGAAAGATATCACCCTTGTCAGCTCTGCTGATCACAATTTTGAACTGTCGGCGCGAAATGCCTCTAAAGGGCAGGCGCTTAAACGGCTGGCGCAAAAGCTCGGCATTCCGATGGCTGAAACCGCCGCGGTCGGGGACAGCTTAAATGACTGCTCAATGCTTCAGGCGGCCGGAAAAGGCATAGCGATGGGAAATGCGAGAGAAGATATTAAAGAGATCGCAGACGCCGTTACATTGACAAATGATCAAAACGGCGTTGCGCATATGATCAGGAATTTACTGTAA
- a CDS encoding DeoR/GlpR family DNA-binding transcription regulator, whose protein sequence is MYQEERLIAIMEYLKQHRRITAEQICSLLHISRDTARRDLVKLKERGAIIRTRGGAILPSVHQEVPGYSGRLLTVSEEKNKIGKLAASLIHKGDRIILDTSTTVQACAEHLNVTDCTVITNSINQADILSAKEGIDIHLLGGKLQKEHRFLYGASVVEKLGDYHADKVLIGVVGISENGLTIPHEEDGMVKRKMIRQAEQVIALSDHSKLGRTSFYQYAELHEIDLLITDRLPDQDFCDLLDRHGVELLVTESEEEDEDM, encoded by the coding sequence GTGTATCAAGAAGAAAGACTGATTGCGATAATGGAATATTTGAAACAGCATCGGCGGATCACCGCGGAACAGATCTGTTCGCTGCTTCATATTTCAAGAGACACCGCAAGACGGGACCTTGTAAAGCTGAAAGAGCGCGGGGCGATTATCAGAACACGGGGCGGCGCGATTCTGCCGTCTGTGCATCAGGAAGTGCCGGGCTATTCGGGCCGGCTGCTAACCGTTTCTGAAGAGAAAAACAAAATCGGCAAGCTGGCAGCCTCCCTGATCCATAAAGGAGACCGGATCATTCTGGATACCTCCACAACCGTTCAGGCCTGCGCCGAACATTTAAATGTCACCGACTGCACTGTTATTACAAATTCGATCAATCAGGCCGATATCCTTTCTGCAAAAGAGGGAATTGATATTCATCTGCTCGGCGGAAAGCTCCAAAAGGAACATCGGTTTTTATACGGTGCTTCTGTCGTAGAAAAACTGGGGGATTATCACGCCGACAAGGTGCTGATCGGCGTTGTCGGCATCTCGGAAAACGGTCTGACGATACCGCATGAAGAGGACGGCATGGTGAAACGTAAAATGATCCGCCAGGCGGAACAGGTGATTGCCCTGAGCGATCATTCCAAGCTTGGCCGTACGAGTTTTTATCAATATGCAGAACTGCACGAGATTGATCTGCTTATTACCGATCGGCTGCCCGATCAGGATTTTTGCGACCTGCTCGACCGGCACGGCGTGGAATTGCTTGTAACTGAATCTGAAGAAGAGGATGAGGACATGTGA
- the ssb gene encoding single-stranded DNA-binding protein has protein sequence MFNHVMLVGRLTKDPELRFTSAGIPVAHITLAVSRNFKSASGETGADFVNCTIWRKNAENTALYCQKGSMVGVSGRIQTRSYEKTDGVKVYVTEVMADTVRFMDQKRKEPLAE, from the coding sequence TTGTTTAACCACGTTATGCTTGTCGGACGGCTGACGAAAGATCCGGAGCTCCGTTTTACATCAGCGGGCATTCCCGTCGCTCATATTACCTTGGCGGTGAGCCGCAATTTTAAAAGCGCGTCGGGCGAAACCGGTGCTGACTTCGTCAACTGCACCATCTGGAGAAAAAACGCTGAAAACACGGCGCTGTACTGCCAAAAAGGGTCAATGGTCGGTGTGAGCGGCAGAATCCAGACGAGAAGCTATGAAAAGACAGACGGCGTAAAAGTCTATGTGACCGAGGTCATGGCTGATACCGTTCGGTTTATGGATCAAAAACGGAAAGAGCCGCTGGCTGAATAG
- a CDS encoding YwpF-like family protein: MKTFKLVDLNVERLDKDDQPIEQFPLLDGLIINKEDGENHWLIEALVPAEHFSFFDMLMKSQKEAKVFVTITKKSNRPAQLSGSIKNIVELEKSIQVLIYGQMVSRNHPGSESILESLVKEGYSGSRLIEAFKQKL; this comes from the coding sequence ATGAAAACATTTAAACTGGTTGATCTGAATGTGGAACGTTTAGATAAAGACGATCAGCCGATTGAACAGTTTCCCCTTTTAGACGGATTGATTATCAATAAAGAAGACGGTGAAAATCATTGGTTAATTGAAGCTCTGGTCCCGGCCGAGCACTTTTCTTTTTTTGACATGCTGATGAAAAGCCAGAAAGAAGCGAAGGTGTTTGTAACGATTACGAAAAAAAGCAACCGTCCCGCCCAGCTGTCGGGAAGCATCAAAAATATCGTCGAGCTGGAAAAGAGTATTCAAGTTTTAATTTACGGTCAGATGGTGTCAAGAAATCACCCCGGATCAGAAAGCATTCTTGAGTCACTCGTGAAAGAAGGCTACTCGGGCAGCCGGCTGATTGAAGCGTTCAAACAAAAATTGTAA
- the mscL gene encoding large conductance mechanosensitive channel protein MscL — protein MWSEFKSFAMRGNIMDLAIGVVIGGAFGKIVTSLVEDIIMPLVGLLLGGLDFSGLAVTFGDAHIKYGSFIQTIVNFFIISFSIFIVIRTIGKLRRKKEAEEEAEEAEETDQQTELLTEIRDLLKQRAQYND, from the coding sequence ATGTGGTCTGAATTTAAAAGCTTTGCGATGCGGGGCAATATCATGGATCTGGCAATCGGGGTTGTCATCGGCGGCGCTTTCGGGAAAATCGTGACGTCGCTCGTTGAAGATATCATCATGCCGCTTGTCGGTCTGCTTCTGGGCGGTCTTGATTTTTCTGGACTGGCCGTGACATTCGGCGACGCCCATATCAAGTACGGAAGCTTCATTCAAACCATTGTGAACTTCTTTATTATTTCATTTTCTATTTTTATCGTGATCCGCACAATAGGAAAGCTGAGACGTAAAAAAGAAGCAGAGGAAGAGGCGGAAGAAGCCGAAGAAACAGATCAGCAGACAGAGCTGCTGACTGAAATCAGAGATCTGCTGAAACAGCGGGCTCAATACAATGACTAG
- the fabZ gene encoding 3-hydroxyacyl-ACP dehydratase FabZ — protein MLDTQQIKEIIPHRYPFLLVDRITEVEEGKRAAGYKNVTANEDFFNGHFPEYPVMPGVLIVEALAQVGAVAMLIKEENRGRLAFFAGIDNCRFKKQVKPGDKLELEVDITRARGTIGRGKGVAKVDGELVCEAELTFALGE, from the coding sequence ATGCTTGATACTCAGCAAATTAAAGAAATTATTCCCCATCGCTATCCGTTTCTTCTGGTAGACAGAATTACGGAAGTCGAAGAAGGAAAACGGGCGGCGGGATATAAAAATGTTACGGCTAATGAAGACTTTTTTAACGGACATTTTCCTGAATACCCTGTGATGCCGGGCGTATTAATCGTGGAGGCTTTGGCGCAGGTCGGAGCGGTTGCGATGCTGATTAAAGAAGAAAACCGGGGCAGACTCGCATTTTTTGCGGGGATTGATAACTGCCGTTTCAAAAAGCAGGTAAAACCGGGTGACAAGCTGGAGCTTGAGGTTGATATTACCCGCGCACGCGGTACGATCGGACGCGGAAAAGGCGTTGCCAAAGTTGACGGCGAGCTCGTGTGTGAAGCTGAATTAACCTTTGCGCTCGGAGAATAA
- a CDS encoding tetratricopeptide repeat protein — translation MIAKFTEKRTLVMLNEWYDAMGKRQFDLARSLHEQINQHLPKLQRNAKLKLRYQLFFARFQLLFEKKDGLNKLFCELKRRKDEMDHELTYYFYFFKGLFHMVNGTPNRAVCRFKEAEQYLPAIEDRFEAAEFYYKTAGAYYMMKSSPLSIQYVNKALEIYQNEFGYIKKVLSCQLLLAVNYIDEARYEDAEQLFNESIKITDRINDNNLLCHAYYNFGFLKTAQKKDQEALPFYKKVLGNQLFEKESPVSYLHCVYEAVRSLFKTGSAAEGQTVLQKGLYIADKVQNNIMKLKLTALNILYTSQEDPYDRLQKLVLELQKIEAWVDLEVLLQDITDYYKKKGDFEKAAFFIMRG, via the coding sequence ATGATTGCTAAGTTTACTGAAAAACGCACGCTGGTGATGCTGAATGAGTGGTATGACGCCATGGGAAAACGCCAATTCGATCTAGCCCGTTCCCTTCACGAACAAATCAATCAGCATCTCCCCAAATTACAAAGGAATGCAAAGCTCAAACTCAGATATCAGCTGTTTTTCGCGCGGTTCCAGCTGCTGTTTGAGAAAAAAGACGGTCTGAATAAACTGTTCTGCGAGCTGAAGCGGCGCAAAGATGAGATGGATCATGAATTAACTTATTATTTCTATTTTTTCAAAGGGTTATTCCATATGGTGAATGGCACTCCGAACCGTGCGGTCTGCCGCTTTAAAGAAGCTGAACAGTATCTGCCGGCCATCGAGGACCGTTTTGAAGCCGCTGAATTTTATTATAAAACAGCGGGCGCTTATTACATGATGAAGTCGTCTCCGCTTTCCATTCAATATGTCAATAAAGCGCTGGAGATCTATCAAAATGAATTCGGCTACATCAAAAAAGTGCTCAGCTGCCAGCTGCTTCTCGCCGTGAACTACATAGACGAGGCACGGTATGAAGACGCGGAACAGCTCTTCAATGAATCCATAAAAATAACGGATCGGATCAATGACAATAACCTGCTGTGCCACGCCTATTATAATTTTGGATTTTTAAAGACCGCCCAGAAAAAAGATCAAGAGGCGCTCCCTTTTTACAAAAAGGTATTAGGCAATCAGCTTTTCGAGAAGGAGTCTCCCGTTTCCTATCTTCATTGTGTATACGAAGCGGTCAGGTCACTTTTTAAAACCGGGTCTGCCGCAGAAGGACAAACCGTGCTTCAGAAAGGATTATACATAGCTGACAAAGTGCAGAACAACATCATGAAGCTGAAGCTGACCGCGCTCAACATACTGTACACCTCTCAGGAGGATCCGTACGACCGGCTGCAGAAGCTTGTGCTGGAGCTGCAAAAAATTGAAGCGTGGGTGGATTTAGAAGTGCTGCTTCAGGATATTACTGATTACTACAAAAAAAAGGGCGATTTTGAGAAAGCCGCATTTTTTATCATGCGCGGCTGA
- a CDS encoding flagellar hook-basal body protein has protein sequence MLRSMLAASTALNQLQQQMDTVSSNLSNSDTTGYKARDSRFSELIRQQYDQIDDKKENSPNMRKTPPGLRLGAGAMMTPQLDSGQGSIKKTDRDLDIAFTSPYQYLQAEAGGRRVYTRDGSLTLKPAGGNDRLLQLMTAGGNPILDENGQPIQIDSSLTKLKISKTGTLTASDQTGTRSQTFNLGIVNVNNPQELHAEGDNLFSVNGTGASAIEELTGAKRQEIGMEQGALENSNVDMSKEMTDLIVSQRSYQLNSRTITLGDQMLGLINSVR, from the coding sequence ATGCTCAGATCAATGCTGGCGGCTTCAACAGCCTTAAATCAGCTTCAGCAGCAGATGGATACAGTCAGCAGCAACCTTTCAAACAGTGATACGACAGGCTATAAAGCGAGGGACTCCCGCTTTTCCGAGCTGATCAGGCAGCAGTATGATCAAATAGATGATAAAAAGGAAAATTCGCCGAACATGCGGAAAACACCGCCCGGCCTGCGTCTCGGCGCCGGAGCGATGATGACGCCGCAGCTGGATTCAGGGCAGGGAAGCATCAAAAAAACCGACCGTGACCTTGATATCGCGTTCACATCACCTTATCAATACCTCCAGGCAGAAGCGGGCGGACGGCGGGTGTATACAAGGGACGGCTCACTCACCCTCAAGCCGGCCGGCGGAAATGATCGGCTGCTTCAGCTCATGACAGCGGGAGGCAATCCCATTCTCGATGAGAACGGTCAGCCCATACAGATTGACAGTTCGCTGACTAAGCTGAAAATCAGCAAAACCGGAACTCTGACAGCTTCAGACCAGACAGGAACCCGTTCGCAGACTTTTAATCTCGGCATCGTTAATGTCAATAACCCTCAGGAGCTCCATGCGGAGGGGGATAATCTGTTTTCCGTAAACGGCACCGGGGCTTCAGCCATTGAAGAGCTTACCGGCGCAAAACGGCAGGAAATCGGCATGGAGCAGGGCGCGCTTGAAAATTCAAATGTCGATATGTCAAAGGAAATGACCGACTTAATCGTGTCTCAGCGTTCCTACCAGCTGAACAGCCGCACGATTACATTGGGAGACCAAATGCTGGGCTTAATCAACTCAGTCAGATAA
- a CDS encoding flagellar hook-basal body protein, with the protein MLKGLYTATSAMITQQRRTEMLSNNIANANTSGYKEDQGSIRAFPEMLLSRIEGDKKTKIGSVNTGVYMQELKPLFTQGSLKTTDQPTDIALMENQVPKNAETNENAELFYPVQTAGGVRYSKSSTFSLNQNNQLTINGNLVLSTNGQPITVDNEKFTVSENGTVTSNGRQAGRIDIRMEEDVRNLKRDGNDLYSTADGSELPSAAANPQVSYSLKQGVSELSNVDVTSTYTEMTEAYRSFEANQKVIQAYDKSMDKAANEIGKV; encoded by the coding sequence TTGTTAAAAGGATTATATACCGCAACGTCCGCAATGATTACACAGCAGAGAAGAACGGAAATGCTGTCAAATAATATCGCAAACGCGAACACATCGGGGTACAAAGAGGATCAAGGCTCGATCCGCGCTTTCCCTGAGATGCTCTTGAGCCGAATCGAAGGCGACAAAAAAACGAAAATCGGTTCCGTCAACACAGGCGTGTACATGCAGGAGCTGAAACCATTGTTCACGCAGGGAAGCCTGAAAACGACCGATCAGCCGACGGATATCGCGCTTATGGAAAATCAGGTTCCCAAGAATGCTGAAACGAACGAAAACGCCGAGCTGTTTTATCCCGTTCAGACCGCGGGAGGCGTGCGCTATTCAAAAAGCAGCACTTTCTCATTAAATCAAAACAATCAGCTTACGATAAACGGAAATCTTGTTTTATCAACAAACGGACAGCCGATTACCGTCGACAATGAAAAATTCACCGTATCAGAAAACGGAACGGTCACATCAAACGGCCGGCAGGCGGGGCGGATTGACATCAGAATGGAAGAAGACGTGCGCAATCTGAAACGGGACGGCAACGATTTATACAGCACGGCCGACGGCTCTGAACTGCCGAGTGCGGCGGCGAATCCCCAAGTTTCGTATTCATTAAAGCAAGGCGTCTCGGAGCTTTCAAACGTGGACGTGACGAGCACGTATACAGAAATGACGGAAGCATACAGATCATTTGAAGCCAATCAGAAAGTCATTCAGGCTTACGATAAAAGCATGGATAAAGCCGCAAATGAAATCGGCAAAGTGTAA